The DNA sequence CATTGTTTCAAAAGCTAATTCTATTCCAGCTTTTAAAAGAGAAACCATAAACACTCCATGCTCAAAATATTCTTCTTCAAAAATTTTTTTTGAATAATTTGGAGAATTTTCAAACATAGATTTTTTTGTTTTTTTTCGCCAAGAAATTAATTTTTTATCATTATTATTCCAATCTTGAATCATTTTATATGAAAATCTTCCTGATAAAATATCATCCATATGTTTTTTAAACAAAGGAGTAAAAATTTTTTTTAAACGTTGAGATAATTTATATGCTCTAATTTTGGAAGAATTTGACAATCTGTCCATCATTAATGTAATACCTCCATGTTTTAAAGATTCCGTCATTACTTCCCAACCATTTTGTATTAATTTTCCAGCATATCCAGAATCATGACCTTCTTGAACTAGATATTTATAACACTCTATGGAACCAGCCTGTAATAATCCACATAATATTGTTTGCTCCCCCATTAAATCAGATTTAACTTCAGCGGAAAAAGAAGAATATAATATTCCAGCTCTATGTGAACCTATAGAAAATGCCCATGCTTTAGCATAATCTAGACCTTTATTTAAAACATTATTTTTTTTATGAACAGAAATTAAAGCAGGAACACCAAAACCTCTTTTAAACTCCTCACGAACTTCTGTTCCAGGACATTTTGGTGCTACCATAATAACGGTAATATCATCCCGTATTACAGTACCCATTTCTATTATATTAAAACCATGAGAGTAACCCAATACTGAATTACTTTTCATTAATGATTGTAATTTTTTAACAACAGATTTATGTTGCTTATCTGGAGTTAAATTAATAACTAAATCAGCTGTAGGAATAAGAGATTCATAAGTATCTACAACAAATTTATTAGTTTTAGCATTTAACCAAGATTTGTTTTTATTTTTTATACTTTTTTTTTGAAGAGCATATGAGATATTCAAACCAGAATCTCTCATATTTAAACCTTGATTTAAACCTTGTGAACCACAACCAACAATAACAATTTTTTTATTTTTTAAAATTTTTAATCCATTTAAAAAATGTTCTTTTTTTATCAATTTACAGTTTTTTAATTCTTTAATTTTCTGACGAAAATTTAACTCATTAAAATAATTTCTCATATTATAAGCGTCCTATTTATTGATAAAAAAAGTATACTCATTAAAAAAAATTAAAAATAAATTTATATTAATATTAATTAAAAAAATATATTAAAAATTTTTTAACTTATTTTTATCTCTTATAGCTCCTTTATCTGCACTAGTTGCAAAAAATGAATAAAATTTTAAAGCAGAAGAAATAGAACGTTTTCTATTTAATGGAAAAAATGATTTTTTTTTCAAAGATTCTAAATATTTTCTTTTTTTTATTTTAGATTTTGAAAGAACAAGTGTTAAAGTTCTATTTTTAATATTTATATCTATTAAATCTCCATTTTTTACTAAAGCAATTAAACCTTTATTTGCAGCTTCTGGAGAGATATGACCAATAGATAATCCAGATGTACCACCAGAAAATCTACCATCTGTAATTAAAGCACATGATTTATCTAAACCAACAGATTTTAAATAAGTTGTTGGATACAACATTTCTTGCATTCCAGGTCCACCTTTTGGTCCTTCATATCTTATAACAATTACATCTCCTTTATGAACTTTTTTATTTAAAATAGCAAAAGATGCATCTTCTTGAGATTCATAAACTTTTGCTGGTCCCTTAAATTTTATCATATTTTTATCTACACTAGCTGTTTTTATAATACAACCATCTTTTGCTAAATTTCCGTATAAAACAGCTAATCCACCATCCTTACTATATGAATTTTTAATAGATCTAATGCAACCATTTTTTCTATTTAAATCTAAATTTTTCCATCTAAAAGATTGAGAATATGCCTTTT is a window from the Buchnera aphidicola (Periphyllus koelreuteriae) genome containing:
- the ilvC gene encoding ketol-acid reductoisomerase; amino-acid sequence: MRNYFNELNFRQKIKELKNCKLIKKEHFLNGLKILKNKKIVIVGCGSQGLNQGLNMRDSGLNISYALQKKSIKNKNKSWLNAKTNKFVVDTYESLIPTADLVINLTPDKQHKSVVKKLQSLMKSNSVLGYSHGFNIIEMGTVIRDDITVIMVAPKCPGTEVREEFKRGFGVPALISVHKKNNVLNKGLDYAKAWAFSIGSHRAGILYSSFSAEVKSDLMGEQTILCGLLQAGSIECYKYLVQEGHDSGYAGKLIQNGWEVMTESLKHGGITLMMDRLSNSSKIRAYKLSQRLKKIFTPLFKKHMDDILSGRFSYKMIQDWNNNDKKLISWRKKTKKSMFENSPNYSKKIFEEEYFEHGVFMVSLLKAGIELAFETMVESGICKESAYYESLHELPLIANTIARKKLFEMNLVISDTAEYGNYLFSNNAVPLLNKFMKNLHYGDLGNFLVSNSIDNITLKKINEKIYNHPIEKVGRILRKYMINMKKIKFNS